The proteins below come from a single Balaenoptera acutorostrata chromosome 2, mBalAcu1.1, whole genome shotgun sequence genomic window:
- the LOC103010932 gene encoding LOW QUALITY PROTEIN: protocadherin gamma-A11 (The sequence of the model RefSeq protein was modified relative to this genomic sequence to represent the inferred CDS: inserted 1 base in 1 codon; substituted 2 bases at 2 genomic stop codons): MANRQLLLDRSGLVLLYIFLGTLRESGAGQIQYSVLEETDKGFFVGNISKDLGLEPRELAERGVRIVSGGKTQLFALNPRSGSLITADRIDREELCEAVSSCFLNLEILVEDTLKIYGVEVEIMDINDNAPSFREEEVEIKVSEHATPGSRFPLPNARDPDVGMNSLQRYQLNPNNYFSLQVRGRTDGAKNPELVLEGSLDREKEAAHHLLLTALDGGDPIRQGTVSIRVVVLDVNDHIPKFTQSVYGVSVPENLSSGTRVLMVNATDPDEGINGEVVYSFLNMESKASEIFQLDSQSGEVLIQGSLDFEKYRFYEMEIQGQDGGGLSTTAKMLVTVVDVNDNAPEITITSSTNSVLENSPPGTVIALLNVQDQDSGENGQVSCFIPNNMPFKLEKTYGNYYKLITNRALDREQVQSYNITLTATDRGSPPLSTETHISLNVADDNDNPPTFAHSSYSAYIPENNPRGASFFSVTALDRDSKENAQVTYSLAEDTLQGAPLSSYISINSDTGILYALRSFDYEQFRELQLWVTAHDSGNPPLSSNVSLSIFVLDQNDNAPEILYPAVPTDGSMGVELAPRSAEPGYLVTKVVAVDKDSGQNAWLSYRLLKASEPGLFAVGLHTGEVRTARALLDRDALKQSLVVAVXDQGQPPLSATVTLTVAVTESIRDVLADLGNPESPASPDDSGLTLYLVVAVAAVSCVFLAFVIVLLALRLRRWHTSRLLQASGGGLAGVPASHFVGVDGVRAFLQTYSHEAWLTADSRGSHVIFPQPNYADTLISQESCEKSEPLLVAEDSATGLGKCDPTSNQVRFIXLPPNCXYLCTGLLSYFFLSLL, encoded by the exons ATGGCCAATCGGCAACTGCTCCTGGACCGCAGCGGGTTGGTCCTACTGTATATTTTCCTGGGGACGCTGCGGGAGTCTGGGGCTGGGCAGATCCAATACTCGGTGCTGGAAGAGACAGACAAAGGCTTCTTCGTGGGCAATATTTCCAAGGACctggggctggagcccagggagcTGGCGGAGCGCGGAGTCCGCATCGTCTCCGGAGGAAAGACTCAGCTTTTCGCTCTGAATCCGCGAAGTGGCAGCTTGATCACTGCTGATAGGATAGACCGGGAGGAGCTCTGTGAGGCGGTTTCCTCCTGTTTTTTAAACTTGGAGATACTTGTGGAAGATACCCTTAAGATTTACGGAGTGGAGGTGGAAATAATGGATATTAATGATAACGCCCCCAGCTTCCGGGAGGAGGAAGTAGAGATAAAAGTCAGTGAGCATGCAACTCCGGGATCGCGATTTCCTCTTCCTAATGCTAGGGATCCAGATGTGGGAATGAACTCCCTCCAGCGCTACCAGCTCAACCCTAATAATTACTTTTCTTTGCAAGTGCGAGGCAGAACGGATGGGGCCAAGAATCCTGAGCTAGTGCTGGAGGGGAGCCTGGACCGGGAAAAAGAGGCTGCTCACCACCTCCTCCTCACAGCCTTAGATGGAGGAGATCCCATCCGCCAGGGCACTGTTTCCATCCGTGTCGTGGTTCTCGATGTAAATGACCATATCCCAAAGTTTACACAGTCTGTATATGGAGTGAGTGTTCCTGAGAACCTCAGCTCCGGAACTCGGGTGCTTATGGTAAACGCAACTGATCCAGATGAGGGAATCAATGGAGAAGTGGTATATTCATTCCTGAATATGGAAAGCAAAGCTTCTGAGATATTCCAGTTGGATTCTCAATCTGGAGAAGTCTTAATACAAGGTTCTCTGGATTTTGAGAAATACAGATTCTATGAGATGGAAATTCAAGGCCAAGATGGTGGAGGTCTCTCCACCACTGCTAAGATGTTGGTCACAGTTGTGGATGTgaatgataatgctccagaaataacTATCACATCTTCTACTAATTCAGTGCTGGAAAACTCTCCTCCAGGTACTGTGATTGCTCTTCTAAATGTGCAAGATCAAGACTCTGGAGAAAATGGTCAAGTCTCCTGTTTCATTCCTAACAATATGccttttaaattagaaaagactTACGGAAATTATTACAAGTTGATAACAAACAGAGCACTGGACAGGGAGCAGGTACAGAGCTATAATATAACTTTGACAGCCACAGATCGGGGAAGTCCACCCTTGTCTACAGAAACTCATATTTCACTGAATGTAGCAGATGACAACGATAACCCGCCCACTTTTGCTCACTCCTCTTACTCTGCCTACATTCCTGAGAACAATCCTAGAGGGGCCTCCTTCTTCTCGGTGACTGCACTCGACCGGGACAGCAAAGAGAATGCCCAGGTCACTTATTCTCTGGCAGAGGATACCCTCCAGGGAGCACCTCTATCCTCCTACATCTCCATAAACTCAGACACCGGCATTCTGTATGCGCTGCGCTCCTTCGACTATGAGCAATTCCGTGAACTGCAGTTGTGGGTGACAGCGCATGACAGTGGGAACCCACCGCTCAGCAGCAATGTGTCACTGAGCATATTTGTGCTGGACCAGAATGACAATGCACCCGAGATCCTGTACCCTGCTGTCCCCACAGATGGCTCCATGGGCGTGGAGCTGGCACCCCGCTCTGCAGAGCCCGGATACCTGGTGACCAAGGTGGTGGCAGTTGACAAAGACTCGGGCCAGAACGCCTGGCTGTCCTACCGCCTGCTCAAGGCCAGCGAGCCAGGGCTCTTCGCGGTGGGGCTGCACACGGGCGAGGTGCGCACAGCGCGGGCCCTGCTGGACAGAGACGCGCTCAAGCAGAGCTTGGTGGTGGCCGTCTAGGACCAGGGCCAGCCCCCTCTCTCTGCCACCGTCACACTCACTGTGGCTGTGACCGAGAGCATCCGTGACGTCCTGGCTGATCTAGGCAACCCTGAGTCTCCCGCCAGCCCCGACGACTCAGGCCTCACGCTGTACCTGGTGGTGGCGGTGGCCGCGGTCTCCTGCGTCTTCCTCGCCTTTGTCATTGTGCTGCTGGCGCTCAGGCTGAGGCGCTGGCACACGTCGCGCCTGCTCCAGGCTTCAGGAGGCGGGTTAGCGGGTGTGCCCGCCTCTCACTTCGTGGGCGTGGACGGGGTGCGGGCTTTCCTGCAGACCTATTCCCACGAGGCCTGGCTCACCGCTGACTCGCGGGGGAGTCACGTGATCTTCCCGCAGCCCAACTACGCGGACACGCTCATCAGCCAGGAGAGCTGTGAGAAAAGCGAGCCTCTTTTGGTAGCTGAAGATTCAGCTACCGGTTTAGGCAAATGTGATCCTACCAGTAATCAGgtgagattta tcctgcctcCCAATTGTTGATATCTCTGCACAGGTCTTTTAAGTTACTTTTTTCTGAGCCTGTTATAA
- the LOC103010067 gene encoding LOW QUALITY PROTEIN: protocadherin gamma-B2-like (The sequence of the model RefSeq protein was modified relative to this genomic sequence to represent the inferred CDS: inserted 3 bases in 3 codons; substituted 1 base at 1 genomic stop codon), translating into MGNKGKQRSGTQRRQVIFPFLLPLLCGALSKQIRYSIPEEMDRGSVVWNLAEDLGLHVRDLLTRNLRVSAEKQYFTVNMENGKVLVSDRIDRESPCPQNPLCVVPLEIVAENPLNVSHVNVIIEDINDNPPHFPQNSIVLQINELAIPGTRFGLESTIHADIGLNSLQSHQLSYSEHFSLMVEGKTEGKNSPELVLEKPLDREQQSSHLLVLTAVDGADPVRTGXTQIRIKVTDANDNPPVFNQDVYKVSLRENSPSGTFVLKVKATDQDEGISAEITYSFKTLXDIGNMFVLDHQSGEIKSKDPIDFEISSSYTISIEAXDVGSIGTECKIILEILDENDNGPEVVFTSVSSSITEVAEPGAVIALFETHDKDSGENGEVTCLIKERAPLRIGSSANNYYKLVADGALDREQTPEYTVTIADTDRGKQLLSSSRSVTLHISDVNDNTPVFHQASYVIHVAENNPPGASITQVSASDPHLGPNGHVSYSIVASDLEPRALSSYVSVSAQSGVVFAQRAFDHEQLRAFELTLQARDHGSPALSANVSLRVLVGDRNDNAPRVLYPALGPDGSALFDTVPRAAQPGYLVTKVVAVDADSGHNAWLSYHVLQASEPGLFSVGLRTGEVRTARVLGDRDAARQRLLVAVRDGGQPPLSATATLLLVFADSLQEALPDLSDHSEPTDPQAELRFYLVVALALVSVLFLLVVILAIALSLRRSSSLATWCCFQQGFXPNYNKGTLPYSYNLNVADSQKTRFSFLTMTPSYL; encoded by the exons ATGGGAAATAAGGGGAAGCAGAGAAGCGGTACCCAGCGGCGGCAAGTAATCTTCCCTTTCTTGCTGCCTTTGTTATGCGGGGCACTCTCCAAACAGATCCGCTATTCTAttccagaagaaatggacagaggCTCTGTGGTGTGGAATCTCGCTGAGGACCTGGGGCTGCATGTACGGGATTTATTGACCCGTAACCTCAGAGTTAGTGCAGAGAAACAATACTTTACTGTAAACATGGAGAATGGGAAAGTACTTGTGAGTGACAGAATAGATCGGGAGTCACCCTGCCCCCAAAACCCTCTGTGTGTCGTGCCTTTAGAAATTGTAGCAGAGAATCCTCTAAATGTTTCTCACGTAAACGTGATAATAGAAGATATAAATGACAATCCACCTCATTTTCCGCAAAATAGCATTGTTTTACAAATCAATGAACTTGCAATTCCAGGAACTCGGTTTGGCCTGGAATCAACTATACATGCAGATATAGGGCTTAACTCTCTGCAGAGTCACCAACTCAGCTATAGTGAGCATTTCTCTCTGATGGTTGAAGGTAAGACTGAAGGCAAGAATTCCCCAGAATTAGTGTTGGAGAAGCCTCTGGACCGAGAACAACAGAGCTCTCACCTCCTGGTCCTGACAGCAGTGGACGGGGCTGATCCGGTCCGAACTG AAACTCAAATCAGGATCAAGGTCACTGATGCCAACGATAACCCCCCAGTGTTCAATCAGGATGTGTACAAAGTTAGCCTGCGTGAGAACTCGCCCTCAGGCACCTTTGTGCTAAAGGTGAAGGCCACTGACCAGGATGAAGGCATCAGTGCAGAGATCACCTACTCCTTCAAAACACTATGAGATATTGGAAATATGTTTGTGCTAGATCATCAAAGTGGAGAAATTAAATCCAAAGACCCTATAGACTTTGAAATCAGTAGCAGTTATACTATAAGCATAGAGG AGGACGTTGGAAGCATAGGCACCGAGTGTAAAATTATACTGGAAATTTTAGATGAGAACGACAATGGCCCAGAGGTGGTTTTCACTTCAGTGTCTAGTTCCATAACCGAGGTTGCAGAACCAGGAGCTGTGATTGCTTTGTTCGAAACACATGATAAAGATTCGGGAGAAAACGGGGAGGTCACATGTCTCATAAAAGAGAGAGCTCCTTTGAGAATTGGATCTTCCGCCAATAATTACTACAAGCTTGTGGCAGATGGGGCCCTGGACCGGGAGCAGACCCCAGAGTACACTGTCACCATCGCAGACACCGACAGGGGCAAGCAGCTCCTCTCCTCCAGCAGAAGTGTCACTCTACACATCAGCGACGTTAATGACAACACTCCGGTTTTCCACCAGGCCTCCTACGTGATCCACGTGGCCGAGAACAACCCGCCTGGAGCCTCCATCACGCAAGTCAGCGCCTCCGACCCCCACCTGGGGCCCAACGGCCACGTCTCCTACTCCATCGTGGCCAGCGACCTGGAGCCGCGCGCGCTGTCGTCCTACGTGTCCGTGAGCGCGCAGAGCGGCGTGGTGTTCGCGCAGCGCGCCTTCGACCACGAGCAGCTGCGCGCCTTCGAGCTGACGCTGCAGGCCCGCGACCACGGCTCGCCCGCGCTCAGCGCCAACGTGAGCCTGCGCGTGCTGGTGGGCGACCGCAACGACAACGCGCCCAGGGTGCTGTACCCGGCGCTGGGGCCCGACGGCTCGGCGCTCTTCGACACGGTGCCGCGCGCCGCGCAGCCCGGCTACCTGGTCACCAAGGTGGTGGCGGTGGACGCCGACTCTGGACACAACGCCTGGCTGTCCTACCACGTGCTGCAGGCCAGCGAGCCCGGACTCTTCAGCGTGGGGCTGCGCACGGGCGAGGTGCGCACGGCGCGGGTCCTGGGCGACAGGGACGCGGCCCGCCAGCGCCTGCTGGTTGCTGTGCGCGATGGGGGACAGCCGCCCCTCTCGGCCACCGCCACGCTGCTCCTGGTTTTCGCGGACAGCCTGCAGGAGGCGCTGCCGGACCTCAGTGACCACTCTGAGCCCACTGACCCCCAAGCTGAGCTGCGGTTTTACCTGGTGGTGGCCTTGGCCTTGGTCTCTGTGCTCTTCCTCCTCGTGGTGATTCTGGCCATTGCTTTGAGCCTGCGACGCTCCTCTAGCCTGGCCACCTGGTGCTGCTTTCAGCAGGGGT CTCCCAACTACAACAAGGGCACTTTGCCTTATTCATACAATCTGAACGTTGCCGATTCTCAGAAAACAAGGTTCAGTTTTCTCACCATGACCCCA AGCTACCTGTAG
- the LOC103012669 gene encoding protocadherin gamma-B6 isoform X20 — protein sequence MGGSCTQRRPAGRRQVLFPFLLPLFYPALCEQIRYSIPEELAKGSVVGNLAKDLGLSVLDVSARKLRVSAEKLLFNVDAESGDLLVKDRIDREQICKERRRCELQLEAVVENPLNIFHIIVVVEDINDHAPQFDKKEIHLEIFESVSSGARISLDPATDPDINTNSVKDYQLSPNPYFSLMVRVNSDGGKYPELSLEKPLDREEQRSHSLILTALDGGGPPRSATAHIEISVKDTNDNPPVFSKDEYRISVSENLPPGSSVLLVTATDQDEGANAEIHYYFRSTAQSTRHMFSLDEKTGLIKNNQSLDFEDIERYTMEVEAKDGGGLSTQCKVIIDILDENDNSPEIIITSLSDEILEGSLPGMVVALFKTRDRDSGGNGEVTCHIGRDVPFKIYSSSNNYYKLVTDGALDREQTLEYSVTITATDRGKPPLSSSTTITLHITDINDNAPIFHQAFYVVHVAENNPPSASIAQVSASDPDLGPNGHVSYSIVASDLEPRALSSYVSVSAQSGVVFAQRAFDHEQLRAFELTLQARDHGSPALSANVSLRVLVGDRNDNAPRVLYPALGPDGSALFDTVPRAAQPGYLVTKVVAVDADSGHNAWLSYHVLQASEPGLFSVGLRTGEVRTARVLGDRDAARQRLLLAVRDGGEPPLSATATLLLVFADSLQEALPDLSDHPEPTDPQAELRFYLVVALALISVLFLLAVILAVALHLRCSSIPSVWRCFQPGVCVKSGPVVPPNYSEGTLPYSYNLCVAHTGKTEFNFLRCSDPLHSTQDIVCGDSPGALIPLQSGNDLTSHPETLTPRLFSIAYTVGAVTSEDSERRCSPTRREPQQALNPDSQDSNYTKLHSSCKQAPGMQRNSVQNLRCAGCRDSLQPEKEKGPSQNTQRAQ from the exons ATGGGAGGGAGCTGCACGCAGAGACGTCCGGCCGGCCGGCGGCAGGTACTGTTTCCCTTCCTGCTGCCTTTGTTCTACCCCGCGCTCTGCGAGCAGATCCGCTACTCCATTCCCGAGGAGCTGGCCAAGGGCTCTGTGGTAGGGAATCTCGCCAAGGATCTAGGGCTCAGTGTCCTGGATGTGTCGGCTCGAAAGTTGCGAGTTAGCGCTGAGAAGCTGCTTTTCAACGTAGACGCGGAGAGTGGGGACTTACTTGTGAAGGACCGAATAGACCGTGAGCAGATATGTAAAGAGAGAAGAAGGTGTGAATTGCAGTTGGAGGCCGTGGTGGAaaatcctttaaatatttttcatatcatCGTGGTTGTTGAGGATATTAATGACCATGCTCCTCAATTCgataaaaaggaaatacatttaGAAATTTTTGAATCTGTATCTTCAGGTGCACGAATATCCCTTGACCCTGCCACTGACCCTGATATAAACACAAACTCAGTTAAAGATTATCAGTTAAGTCCTAACCCTTATTTCTCATTAATGGTTAGAGTTAATTCCGATGGTGGCAAATACCCAGAGTTATCTTTGGAGAAACCCCTAGACCGGGAAGAGCAGCGGTCCCATAGTTTGATATTGACTGCCTTGGATGGAGGGGGCCCGCCACGAAGTGCCACCGCTCATATAGAAATATCTGTCAAGGACACCAATGATAACCCCCCAGTGTTCAGCAAAGACGAATATAGAATCAGCGTTAGTGAAAATCTACCCCCTGGGTCCTCCGTGTTGCTGGTGACAGCCACTGACCAGGATGAGGGGGCCAATGCTGAAATACACTACTACTTCAGGAGCACTGCTCAGAGTACAAGGCACATGTTCTCACTGGATGAGAAAACAGGCCTGATTAAGAATAACCAGTCATTGGATTTTGAGGATATAGAAAGATACACCATGGAAGTGGAAGCAAAGGACGGAGGTGGTCTCTCTACCCAATGTAAAGTAATCATAGATATCCTAGATGAAAACGACAACAGTCCAGAAATAATCATCACTTCTCTCTCTGATGAGATTTTGGAGGGTTCTCTTCCAGGAATGGTTGTTGCCCTCTTCAAAACACGGGACCGGGATTCCGGAGGAAATGGAGAAGTCACCTGTCATATAGGAAGAGATGTTCCGTTCAAGATTTATTCTTCTTCTAATAATTACTACAAGCTGGTGACAGATGGGGCCCTAGACCGAGAGCAGACTCTGGAATACAGCGTCACCATCACAGCCACTGACAGGGGCAAGCCACCCCTCTCCAGCAGCACTACCATCACTCTGCACATCACGGACATCAACGACAACGCTCCGATTTTCCACCAAGCCTTCTACGTGGTCCACGTGGCAGAAAACAACCCGCCCAGCGCCTCCATCGCCCAAGTTAGCGCTTCAGATCCAGACTTGGGGCCCAACGGCCACGTCTCCTATTCCATCGTGGCCAGCGACCTGGAGCCGCGCGCGCTGTCGTCCTACGTGTCCGTGAGCGCGCAGAGCGGCGTGGTGTTCGCGCAGCGCGCCTTCGACCACGAGCAGCTGCGCGCCTTCGAGCTGACGCTGCAGGCCCGCGACCACGGCTCGCCCGCGCTCAGCGCCAACGTGAGCCTGCGCGTGCTGGTGGGCGACCGCAACGACAACGCGCCCAGGGTGCTGTACCCGGCGCTGGGGCCCGACGGCTCGGCGCTCTTCGACACGGTGCCGCGCGCCGCGCAGCCCGGCTACCTGGTCACCAAGGTGGTGGCGGTGGACGCCGACTCTGGACACAACGCCTGGCTGTCCTACCACGTGCTGCAGGCCAGCGAGCCCGGACTCTTCAGCGTGGGGCTGCGCACGGGCGAGGTGCGCACGGCGCGGGTCCTGGGCGATAGGGACGCGGCCCGCCAGCGCCTGCTGCTTGCTGTGCGCGATGGGGGAGAGCCGCCCCTCTCGGCCACCGCCACGCTGCTCCTGGTTTTCGCGGACAGCCTGCAGGAGGCGCTGCCGGACCTCAGTGACCACCCTGAGCCCACTGACCCCCAGGCTGAGCTGCGGTTTTACCTGGTGGTGGCCTTGGCCTTGATCTCGGTGCTCTTCCTCCTCGCGGTGATTCTGGCCGTTGCCCTACACCTTCGTTGCTCTTCCATCCCCTCTGTATGGCGCTGCTTTCAGCCTGGTGTCTGTGTCAAGTCTGGACCCGTGGTTCCCCCCAACTACAGTGAAGGAACTTTACCTTATTCCTACAATCTGTGCGTTGCCCATACTGGAAAGACAGAGTTTAATTTTCTAAGATGTAGTGATCCTTTGCATTCCACTCAAGACATAGTTTGTGGTGATTCTCCTGGGGCCTTAATTCCACTTCAGAGTGGGAATGATTTGACTTCACATCCTGAGACCTTAACACCG CGTTTGTTTTCTATTGCATACACAGTGGGTGCAGTAACTTCTGAGGACTCTGAGCGCCGCTGTTCACCCACTAGGAGAGAACCGCAGCAAGCGCTCAATCCGGATTCTCAGGACTCCAACTACACAAAGCTCCACAGTTCCTGCAAACAGGCTCCAGGGATGCAGCGAAACTCAGTCCAGAATTTAAGGTGCGCAGGCTGCAGAGactccctgcagccagagaaagaaaaaggacccaGTCAAAACACACAGCGTGCCCAGTGA